The Gadus macrocephalus chromosome 13, ASM3116895v1 genome includes a window with the following:
- the mcrs1 gene encoding microspherule protein 1, which produces MQAGGPVGPQMAAAGAQSRSEDEEPAGKKDLKRTTTQAFGGGIPKRRSSSRSIKRKKFDDELVESSLVKSSTRVKGPPVIEPIRCSGSEPSSNEKKKVTKSSTTLTPPLTMVVTPPPIAKRVKKSKQPLQITKDLGRWKPTDDLLLINAVLQTTDLTSVHLGVKFSCRFTFREIKERWYALLYDPVISKLAWQAMRQLHPETIAAIQSKALFSQAEEALMAKIGSTSQPKLEVFQELLSKYPSVFHPSRTPKSLLVHWQLLKQYYLLEDQSVQPLPKGDQVLNFSDAEQMVDEAKLKDSRDEVLEHELMISDRHQKREIRQLEQELPRWQVLVDSITGMNVPDFDNQTLAALRGRMVRYLMRSREITLGRATKDKQIDVDLSLEGPAWKISRKQGIIKLKNNGDFFIANEGRRPIYIDGRPVLSGNKWKLNNNSVVEIAGLRFVFLINLELISLIKAEAAKMTQQ; this is translated from the exons ATGCAGGCGGGGGGCCCTGTAGGCCCGCAGATGGCAGCGGCCGGAGCTCAGAGTCGGTCGGAGGATGAGGAGCCCGCAGGGAAGAAGGATCTGAAGAGGACGACTACCCAAGCCTTCGGCGGTGGGATTCCCAAACGGAGGAGTTCGTCCAG GTCCATTAAGAGGAAGAAGTTTGACGATGAGCTGGTGGAGAGCAGCCTGGTGAAGTCCTCAACCAGAGTGAAAGGCCCTCCAGTCATAGAGCCAATCCGCTGCTCAGGGAGCGAGCCTTCGTCCAATGAGAAAAAGAAG GTGACAAAGTCCAGCACTACTCTTACACCCCCCCTCACCATGgtggtcaccccccctcccatcgcCAAGAGGGTGAAGAAGAGCAAGCAGCCGCTGCAAATCACAAAAGACCTGGGCCGCTGGAAACCCACCGacgacctcctcctcatcaacgCTGTTTTACAG ACCACAGACCTCACCTCGGTCCACCTGGGGGTGAAGTTCAGCTGTCGTTTCACCTTCCGGGAGATCAAGGAGCGATGGTACGCTCTGCTCTACGACCCGGTCATCTCAAA GCTGGCGTGGCAGGCCATGCGCCAGCTCCACCCGGAGACCATCGCTGCCATCCAGAGCAAGGCCCTCTTCAGCCAGGCGGAGGAGGCCCTGATGGCAAAGATCGGCTCG ACCAGTCAGCCGAAGCTGGAGGTGTTCCAAGAGCTTCTGAGCAAATACCCCAGCGTGTTCCATCCCTCCAGGACCCCCAAGAGCCTGCTGGTCCACTGGCAGCTGCTCAAGCAGTACTACCTCCTGGAGGACCAGAGTG TCCAGCCCCTACCGAAGGGGGACCAGGTCCTCAACTTCTCTGACGCTGAGCAGATGGTCGATGAGGCCAAACTAAA GGACAGCAGGGACGAGGTGTTGGAGCATG AGCTGATGATCTCCGACCGGCACCAGAAGCGGGAGATCCGCCAGTTGGAGCAGGAGTTGCCCCGCTGGCAGGTTCTGGTGGACAGCATCACCG GAATGAACGTCCCGGACTTCGACAACCAGACCCTGGCTGCGCTGCGGGGCCGCATGGTGCGCTACCTCATGAGGTCCAGAGAG ATCACCCTGGGGAGAGCCACCAAGGACAAACAGATCGACGTTGACCTGTCGCTAGAGGGGCCCGCCTGGAAGATCTCCAGGAAACAAG GAATTATTAAGCTGAAGAATAATGGTGATTTCTTCATCGCCAACGAGGGTCGTCGTCCGATCTACATCGATGGCAGACCAGTTCTGTCCGGCAACAAGTGGAAACTTAACAACAACTCTGTGGTGGAA ATTGCAGGGTTGCGATTCGTCTTCCTCATCAACCTCGAACTCATTTCACTCATCAAAGCGGAGGCGGCCAAGATGACTCAGCAGTGA
- the LOC132470146 gene encoding 25-hydroxyvitamin D-1 alpha hydroxylase, mitochondrial, producing the protein MLQQALKVSSRSVSPLIRWMEGWAEITSTAIKRSTEPVVKTLREMPGPSIANFAWDLFAKGGLSRLHELQLEGLRRYGPVWKASFGPILTVHVAEPSLIEQILRQEGRHPMRSDLSSWKDFRKLRDHGYGLLTSEGEEWQAVRSLLGKHMLRPRAVEAYDGALNAVVSDLVLKLRHSRHPDGLVPDVAQEFYRFGLEGISSVLFDSRLGCLEPVVPEETERFIQSINTMFVMTLLTMAMPDWLQRLFPKPWTTFCQCWDYMFAFAKGHIDERLQKDAANMARGEKVEGNYLTYYLTQAGLPMKTVYSNVTELLLAGVDTISSTLSWSLYELSRHPELQASLREEVLSVLGDRKIPEAADVARMPLLKATVKEAHRLYPVIPANARVLTEGDIELGGFLIPKNTLITLCHFATSRDPAIFPNPDEFQPRRWLSRDQSHHPYASVPFGVGKRSCVGRRIAELELYLALARIVTEFEVKPDPAGGDVKPMTRTLLVPDRDVNLQFVDL; encoded by the exons ATGTTGCAGCAAGCCCTCAAGGTGTCCAGCCGCAGCGTGTCTCCACTCATCaggtggatggagggatgggcgGAGATCACCTCCACGGCCATCAAGAGGAGCACTGAGCCGGTGGTGAAGACCCTGAGGGAGATGCCCGGCCCGTCGATCGCCAACTTTGCGTGGGACTTGTTTGCAAAGGGAGGGCTGTCGCGCCTCCACGAACTACAG CTGGAGGGTCTGCGGCGCTACGGGCCCGTGTGGAAGGCGAGCTTCGGGCCCATCCTCACGGTGCATGTGGCGGAGCCCTCCCTGATCGAGCAGATCCTCAGGCAGGAGGGCCGCCACCCCATGCGCTCCGACCTATCGTCCTGGAAGGACTTCAGGAAGCTCCGGGACCACGGCTACGGCCTGCTCACATC tgAGGGCGAGGAGTGGCAGGCCGTGAGGAGCCTCCTGGGGAAGCACATGCTGCGGCCGCGGGCCGTGGAGGCGTACGACGGCGCCCTGAACGCCGTGGTCAGCGACCTCGTCCTCAAGCTCCGGCACAGCCGCCACCCCGACGGCCTGGTCCCCGACGTGGCCCAGGAGTTCTACCGCTTCGGCCTGGAGG GTATCTCCTCTGTGCTGTTTGACTCCAGGCTGGGCTGTCTGGAGCCGGTGGTTCCCGAGGAGACGGAGCGGTTCATCCAGTCCATCAACACCATGTTCGTCATGACGCTGCTCACCATGGCGATGCCCGACTGGCTGCAGCGCCTCTTCCCCAAACCCTGGACCACCTTCTGCCAGTGCTGGGACTACATGTTCGCCTTCG CCAAAGGTCACATCGACGAGCGTCTGCAGAAGGATGCAGCGAACATGGCTCGtggggagaaggtggaggggaACTACCTCACCTACTACCTGACCCAGGCCGGTCTGCCCATGAAGACCGTCTACAGCAACGTGACCGAGCTCCTCCTGGCTGGGGTGGACACC ATCTCCAGCACCCTGTCCTGGTCGCTGTACGAGCTGTCCCGCCACCCTGAGTTGCAGGCGTCCCTTCGAGAGGAGGTGCTGTCCGTCCTCGGAGATCGTAAAATACCCGAGGCTGCGGACGTGGCTCGCATGCCCCTCCTGAAGGCCACCGTCAAAGAGGCCCACCG GCTGTACCCTGTTATCCCGGCCAACGCCCGGGTCCTCACAGAGGGTGACATCGAGCTTGGAGGCTTCCTCATTCCCAAAAAT ACTCTGATCACGCTGTGCCATTTCGCCACCTCCCGGGACCCTGCGATCTTCCCGAACCCGGATGAGTTCCAGCCGCGGCGCTGGCTGAGCCGGGACCAGAGCCACCACCCGTACGCCTCTGTGCCGTTCGGCGTCGGGAAGCGCAGCTGTGTGGGTCGACGCATCGCTGAGCTGGAGCTCTACCTCGCACTCGCCCGG ATTGTGACGGAGTTCGAGGTGAAGCCAGACCCAGCAGGAGGAGACGTGAAGCCCATGACCCGAACGCTTCTGGTCCCCGACCGGGATGTCAACCTCCAGTTTGTTGACCTGTGA
- the mettl1 gene encoding tRNA (guanine-N(7)-)-methyltransferase yields MSLSMPQKRYYRQRAHSNPMADHTFDYPVSPEKMDWSPLYPEFFPGSPSEGGAAAQVEFADVGCGYGGLLVELSPLFPDKLILGLEIRVKVSDYVQDRIRSLRAAEDGGYQNVACLRSNAMKYLPNYFTKGQLSKMFFLFPDPHFKKTKHKWRIISATLLAEYAYALRVGGMVYTNTDVEEVNVWMVKHFTEHPLFTRVPEDQLVEDVIVGRLGSCTEEGKKVQRNGGKNFLAVFRRIEEAN; encoded by the exons ATGAGTCTGTCCATGCCCCAGAAGCGGTACTACAGACAGAGGGCTCACTCCAACCCGATGGCCGACCACACGTTTGACTA tcctgtGAGTCCAGAGAAGATGGACTGGTCCCCGCTTTACCCAGAGTTCTTCCCTGGCTCCCCGTCCGAGGGGGGCGCGGCAGCCCAGGTCGAGTTTGCCGACGTCGGCTGTGGATACGGAGGTCTTTTAG TGGAGCTCTCTCCGCTCTTCCCAGACAAGCTGATCCTGGGTCTGGAGATCCGGGTCAAGGTGTCGGACTACGTCCAGGACCGCATCCGCTCGCTGCGCGCCGCGGAGGACGGCGGCTACCAGAACGTGGCCTGTCTCCGTAGCAACGCCATGAAGTACCTGCCCAACTACTTCACCAAGGGACAG CTCAGCAAGATGTTCTTCCTGTTCCCCGACCCCCACTTCAAGAAGACGAAGCACAAGTGGAGGATCATCAGCGCCACGCTGCTGGCCGAGTACGCCTACGCGCTGCGGGTCGGG GGGATGGTGTACACCAACACGGACGTGGAGGAGGTCAACGTCTGGATGGTGAAGCACTTCACCGAGCACCCCCTGTTCACACGGGTTCCTGAGGACCAGCTG GTGGAGGACGTGATCGTCGGCCGTCTGGGAAGCTGTACGGAGGAAGGGAAGAAGGTGCAGAGGAACGGAGGCAAGAACTTCCTGGCGGTCTTCCGACGGATCGAGGAGGCAAACTGA
- the cdk4 gene encoding cyclin-dependent kinase 4: protein MAQGASFPYEEVAEIGGGAYGTVYKARDTESGKFVALKSVRVQTDQDGLPISTVREVALLKRLEQFDHPNVVRLMDVCAIQRTDSETKVTLVFEHVDQDLKTYLEKAPAPGLSQDRIKDLMRQLLCGLGFLHSNRVMHRDLKPENVLVTSGGQVKLADFGLARIYSCHMALTPVVVTLWYRPPEVLLGSSYATPVDIWSTGCIFAEMFRRKPLFCGESEMDQLGKIFQVIGLPSEEEWPKDVTITRKQFLPPNHPPITDFVPELSEQGAELLLEMLTFDPLQRISALNALEHEYLKEEETADTDGSTREGDAVP from the exons ATGGCCCAGGGCGCCAGCTTCCCCTACGAGGAGGTGGCGGAGATCGGAGGCGGGGCCTACGGGACCGTGTACAAGGCGCGGGACACGGAGAGCGGGAAGTTCGTGGCGCTGAAGAGCGTCCGCGTGCAGACGGACCAGGACGGCCTGCCCATCTCCACCGTCAGGGAGGTGGCGCTGCTCAAACGGCTGGAGCAGTTCGACCACCCCAACGTGGTCAG GCTGATGGACGTGTGTGCCATCCAGCGAACGGACTCAGAGACCAAAGTCACTTTAGTGTTTGAACACGTGGACCAGGACCTGAAGACCTACCTGGAGAAGGCTCCGGCGCCCGGCCTGTCCCAAGACCGCATCAAG GACCTGATGCGTCAGCTGCTGTGTGGCCTGGGCTTCCTGCACTCCAACCGCGTGATGCACCGTGACCTGAAGCCGGAGAACGTGCTGGTGACCAGCGGGGGCCAGGTGAAGCTGGCCGACTTCGGCCTGGCCCGCATCTACAGCTGCCACATGGCCCTGACCCCCGTG GTGGTGACGCTATGGTACCGGCCCCCTGAGGTGCTGCTGGGGTCCAGCTACGCGACACCCGTGGACATCTGGAGCACCGGCTGCATCTTCGCCGAGATGTTCCGACGCAA acCGCTGTTCTGTGGAGAGTCTGAAATGGACCAGTTGGGGAAGATCTTTCA AGTCATCGGCCTTCCGTCAGAGGAAGAATGGCCCAAGGACGTCACCATCACAAGGAAACAGTTCCTGCCTCCCAATCACCCTCCAATCACAGACTTTGTTCCGGAGTTGAGCGAGCAGGGGGCGGAGCTCTTGCTG GAAATGCTCACCTTTGACCCGCTGCAGAGAATATCTGCTCTGAATGCTCTGGAACACGAATatttaaaggaggaggagaccgcGGACACGGACGGGAGCACGAGAGAGGGCGACGCAGTCCCCTAA